Proteins co-encoded in one Candidatus Binataceae bacterium genomic window:
- a CDS encoding adenylate kinase, whose amino-acid sequence MRIVLLGGPGAGKGTQARMLEKRLGVPQVASGDLLRAAVRNRTALGLEAKRHMDKGALVPDELVLKLVQERLQQPDAASGFILDGFPRTVAQAETLSAFLQERGARLDKIIAIIVPDDEIVKRISGRRTCKSCGAMYHLIYDPPRNQGLCNSCNGELYQRDDDAEDTVRMRLEVFAATMRPLLEYYERSGQLAQIDGIGRPEEIQQRIVNALGRADAATKG is encoded by the coding sequence GTGCGGATCGTATTGCTGGGCGGCCCCGGTGCGGGCAAGGGCACGCAGGCAAGGATGCTCGAGAAGCGTCTGGGCGTGCCGCAGGTGGCAAGCGGCGATCTGCTGCGGGCGGCGGTGCGCAACCGCACTGCGCTCGGCCTCGAGGCCAAGCGCCACATGGACAAGGGCGCGCTGGTCCCCGATGAGCTGGTGCTTAAGCTCGTCCAGGAGCGGTTGCAGCAGCCCGACGCGGCGTCCGGCTTCATCCTGGACGGTTTTCCACGCACGGTTGCGCAGGCCGAGACGTTGTCCGCGTTCCTGCAGGAGCGCGGCGCCCGGCTCGACAAAATAATTGCTATAATCGTACCTGATGACGAAATCGTTAAGCGCATCTCGGGGCGGCGCACCTGCAAGAGCTGCGGCGCGATGTACCATCTGATTTACGATCCGCCGCGCAATCAGGGCCTGTGCAACAGTTGTAACGGCGAGCTCTACCAGCGGGACGACGATGCCGAAGATACGGTGCGGATGCGCCTTGAGGTTTTCGCCGCCACGATGCGGCCGCTGCTGGAGTACTACGAACGGTCGGGCCAGCTCGCGCAGATCGACGGCATCGGACGGCCCGAGGAAATTCAGCAACGCATTGTCAACGCGCTCGGGCGGGCCGATGCGGCGACGAAGGGTTAA